One region of Salvelinus namaycush isolate Seneca chromosome 3, SaNama_1.0, whole genome shotgun sequence genomic DNA includes:
- the LOC120040543 gene encoding histone-lysine N-methyltransferase SETD1A-like isoform X1, which translates to METLVPKHLIQLHLPLHSSSYSMDPDSEPDTQRALSLQWKSYKLVQDPAIRRVNNKIYRYDGVHFSVPDSGFPPVGDLRDPRPRRIWSRHTEMALPVPKFKLDEFYVGPIPLKEVTFARLNDNIKEPFLAEMCAKFGEVEEMEILFHPKTRKHLGLARVLFTSTRGAKDTVKHLHNTSVMGNIIHAQLDIKGQQRQKYYDLIVSGSYTPQTVPTGGKALTERFQPPAPTQPDTSSDIRRRLSSEIAGLAVGLAAGVPALTPGSTTPCSVDTGFSEQRLDTTPSSMGGPYTPGSSASSQGGGTPYTPRSVSQDSGYAVARQVGYSAGPLTSGYPPQDMLPSSSCSSTVSSSVGAYKAPRYSEDPHAPPQDPYQRCRPTYPPTGPFRPNEPPLYPTYPNTGGAGQHMAHHPAMPPPPLAPQYEQPPLADRDRERDRERDRDSGGRYGASGIGSRRSSYQEVNSSSKYSHHSHHSERERGYRRDSLGSREHGRHRNHHSHNHSSSSSSSSSSSRRRSSHDRDSRERDRDSDYSNSSDPRFNSNSHRSSSNSLSPPPSAYPSYSSSKDQPPPHNPSVSSRLEPSSVYRAQPSGAGSGERGSVSDKDPRSHHTPLPPPPPPPLPPASVIAAAVAETLSTLDFGQESPVREETWTKPKRQPTTPPPPPQHPSTPPSSPPHSSIASSSTSPSSTSLPHHLPSSTSLSPPPQRDSSSPEPDSTNESLPFVYHSSSLDSRIEMLLKEQKAKFSFLPSDEDEEEDRKDERQREKVAAAGEGGAGKGGAAGEGRSNKQREQDGEKDRRRRQGGDGGGQQRRKGERDRDGRRGRKQRTGGEGRKSPTVVAQATPSSSSTFSPRVPTTDDHTSLHGTGPLQEETAQPEPIDPRTRQGAQTPPYNGKSQSSPHSSGEDMEISDEDEEHTITAVTTHHATPSSVSSPSSSQAPLPSQTDPSASPTDPTQHFGTSMPAPPIPSYPPHLPPPGFSLQPPPPPCIPPPLGHMELHSEYPPPMPPHMYDYASSMELMNQYSGGAPMSFQMQTQMLSRLHQLRMSSNGTAAPGDAPPSDYYHSMPPPPHTHHPYMDQEGGGYEQDQHYMPSHMPYAYPGPSQMPHHHAIPPPHTGWAPHVLPEHYAYHTPPPYGTMPPVGGEAQYGAEGDPQMPLLTENPHEATVQLVLATLIQEMKSIMQRDLNRKMVENIAFGTFDEWWERKETKAKPFQTMVRGVAAVRDEDKKEENKASSKPREPLMSLVDWAKSGGMEGFSLRGALRLPSFKVKRKEPLELAEVGEMKRPKTPPEDDDEGELFINDPLLWESLWGFVTDCLCVSYVCSPSLSFSPPDSYHDKGLEGRMADGEGHRAERNSRRRKKKMRSRKPWDLDSEGEETSDGSSSDKEDEEGSDKGSEDEALSADSDDESLSSSTESSSSSTSSSSSSSEDEEEGEQAGSGLDTMDESTMDSTALDTEKGDDREKSAAAVPKAPLSAEIKAEIAASKKDSSTLSSNARPPAPRPSSPIVIVPPLKKRRKTVSFSTRESDYKPHLPMVPLSPPPSTASPLLSHMKSHLPDSIFIASTPGTTPSKTLSLLPFASKPGEGNALSPSPVLTVPSPVRPEDSKKSPVPLVSPPITPTKSPNKRGASPKSPAPVWVCRTVQNLPLDHASMVKMVFEEAPPPVTKGRGRGRPRTVSLSTPTPLPSFHTLREEEEEEGLQRLRLSEQLGASSLLQLGSAPTADLSVLADVALKLDPDAGDSEETETSDEAEEQKMEEEILLSPKALPLVMDPQGLSALQEHNYSKAPFHLIPAQKRSVSKQEPGVLLPADFNHHAISGVLEAPEEVIGEPLPSREKHQGECLSGMGLLCEDGDMAKAFVLTPLTPSAKRKGMAARESELEEMGKEKNKKRRRKDKENLELQQTKKQKEHQTKKQKRKLEEVDLEEDVDVEQLEPGELSNTEDEEDEEWDDVRKSERLFLQEAGLTSSQRWPKPIPAPEPVTFDQRSEFEQMTILYDIWNSGLDMEDMTLLKTTYEKLLQDDHSTDWLNDTHWVHHTVTNIPNPRRKKKSADGQLREHVTGCARSEGYYAISRKEKDVYLDLELPEQALLEAADYDASGSNRLLSERRSEQRRLLSAIGIPAVMDSDLLKLNQLKFRKKKLRFGRSRIHEWGLFTMEPIAADEMVIEYVGQNIRQMVADNREKRYAQQGIGSSYLFRVDHDTIIDATKLGNLARFINHCCTPNCYAKVITIESQKKIVIYSKQAIGMNEEITYDYKFPLEENKIPCLCGTENCRGTLN; encoded by the exons ATGGAAACGTTAGTGCCAAAACACTTAATTCAGTTGCATCTCCCACTTCACTCTTCCAGTTATAGCATGGATCCAGACAGTGAGCCGGATACACAACGAGCTCTCAGTTTGCAATGGAAGAGCTATAAGCTCGTCCAAGACCCAGCCATCCGGAGGGTTAACAACAAAATATACCGATATGATGGGGTGCATTTCAGTGTGCCG GACTCGGGGTTCCCCCCAGTGGGAGATTTGCGGGACCCTCGACCTCGTAGAATCTGGTCCAGGCACACAGAGATGGCCCTGCCAGTACCCAAGTTCAAA CTGGATGAGTTCTACGTGGGCCCCATTCCCCTCAAGGAGGTGACCTTCGCTCGCCTCAATGACAACATCAAGGAACCCTTCCTGGCTGAGATGTGCGCAAAGtttggagaggtggaggagatggAGATATTGTTTCACCCCAAGACCCGTAAGCACCTGGGCCTGGCCCGCGTGCTCTTCACCAGCACCAGGGGGGCGAAGGACACGGTCAAACACCTGCACAACACCTCCGTCATGGGTAACATCATTCACGCTCAGCTGGACATCAAAG GCCAGCAGAGGCAGAAGTATTATGACCTGATAGTGAGTGGCTCCTACACGCCCCAGACTGTGCCCACAGGAGGCAAGGCCCTGACAGAGCGGTTCCAGCCCCCAGCGCCAACACAACCAGACACG tcGTCAGATATCAGGCGGAGACTGTCCTCTGAGATAGCTGGCCTGGCTGTGGGCTTGGCTGCAGGGGTACCGGCTCTCACCCCTGGGAGCACCACCCCCTGCTCTGTGGACACAGGCTTCAGTGAGCAGCGTCTAGACACGACCCCCTCCTCCATGGGGGGGCCCTACACCCCAGGCTCCTCCGCTTCCTCGCAGGGAGGAGGAACGCCCTACACCCCTCGCTCTGTCTCACAGGACTCGGGCTACGCTGTTGCCAG ACAAGTTGGATACAGTGCTGGCCCATTGACCAGTGGCTACCCTCCCCAGGACAtgcttccctcctcctcctgctcctctacCGTCTCCTCCTCAGTCGGGGCATACAAAGCTCCCCGGTACTCGGAGGACCCCCATGCACCCCCTCAAGACCCCTACCAAAGGTGTCGCCCCACATACCCCCCTACCGGCCCTTTCCGTCCTAACGAGCCCCCGCTCTACCCCACATACCCAAACACTGGAGGGGCTGGACAGCACATGGCACACCACCCTGCAATGCCTCCCCCACCTCTTGCACCCCAGTACGAGCAGCCTCCTCTGGCAGaccgggacagagagagggacagagagcggGACAGGGACTCAGGAGGGCGGTACGGTGCCAGTGGGATTGGCTCTAGAAGGTCATCTTACCAGGAGGTCAACTCTTCCTCCAAGTATTCCCACCACTCGCATCactcagagagggagaggggctaCAGACGGGACAGCCTGGGCTCCAGAGAACACGGCAGACACCGTAACCACCACTCACACAatcacagcagcagtagtagtagtagtagtagcagcagccgGCGACGGAGCAGCCACGACCGAGACagcagggagagggacagagacagcgACTACTCAAACAGCTCCGACCCCAGATTCAACTCCAACTCCCACCGCTCCTCCTCCAACAGCCTGTCCCCGCCTCCATCTGCCTacccctcctactcctcctccaaAGACCAACCCCCTCCCCACAACCCCTCTGTCTCCTCCCGCCTAGAGCCCTCCTCAGTGTATCGTGCCCAGCCTAGTGGTGCTGGTTCTGGGGAGAGGGGGTCTGTGTCTGACAAGGACCCCCGATCCCACCACACCCCTCTGCCgccccctccaccacctcccctcccccctgCCTCTGTGATAGCGGCGGCTGTAGCAGAGACGCTCAGCACTCTTGACTTTGGCCAGGAGAGCCCAGTCAGAGAGGAGACGTGGACCAAGCCCAAACGCCAgcccaccaccccacctccccctcctcagcatccctccacccctccctcttctccacccCACTCCTCCATCGCTTCCTCCTCCACTtcaccctcctccacctccctcccacaccatctcccctcctctactTCCCTCTCCCCACCCCCCCAGCGAGACTCCTCCTCCCCGGAGCCAGATTCCACCAATGAGAGCCTGCCATTTGTCTACCACAGCAGCAGCTTAGACTCTCGTATTGAGATGCTCCTGAAAGAGCAGAAAGCTAAGTTCTCCTTCCTGCCCTCCGatgaagatgaggaagaggacaggaaggacgaaaggcagagagagaaggtggcagcagcaggagagggaggagcagGGAAGGGAGGAGCAGCAGGCGAGGGCAGGAGCAATAAGCAGAGGGAGCAGGATGGGGAGAAAGACAGGCGGAGGAGACAAGGAGGAGATGGTGGAGGCCAgcagaggaggaaaggagagagggatagagacggccgtagagggaggaagcagagaacggggggagaggggaggaagagtcCCACTGTAGTAGCACAagctaccccctcctcctcctccaccttctcACCCCGCGTCCCCACCACAGATGACCATACTAGTCTCCATGGAACAGGACCTCTGCAGGAGGAGACAGCCCAACCTGAGCCTATTGATCCAAGGACCAGACAAGGGGCACAGACACCCCCCTACAACGGAAAGAGTCAG TCATCCCCTCATTCCTCTGGGGAAGACATGGAGATCTCCGACGAGGATGAAGAACACACCATTACAGCAGTGACCACCCACCACGCCACTCCTTCCTCCGTCTCTTCTCCATCTTCATCCCAGGCCCCCCTGCCCTCCCAGACAGACCCCTCTGCCTCCCCCACTGACCCCACACAGCACTTTGGCACGTCCATGCCTGCTCCACCCATCCCCTCTTACCcccctcacctccctcccccGGGCTTTTCCCTGcagccccctccacccccctgCATCCCCCCACCGCTGGGCCACATGGAGCTGCACTCTGAGTACCCTCCTCCCATGCCCCCACACATGTATGACTATGCCAGCAGTATGGAGCTTATGAACCAGTACAGTGGCGGAGCCCCCATGTCCTTCCAGATGCAGACCCAGATGCTGAGTCGGCTGCACCAGCTGAGGATGTCCTCTAATGGCACCGCTGCCCCTGGCGACGCCCCCCCTTCAGACTACTACCACTCCAtgccccctcccccacacacccACCACCCCTACATGGACCAAGAAGGGGGTGGCTATGAGCAGGACCAGCACTACATGCCCTCCCACATGCCCTACGCCTACCCTGGCCCCTCTCAGATGCCCCACCACCACGCCATCCCCCCTCCACACACGGGCTGGGCCCCGCATGTCTTACCCGAACACTACGCGTACCACACccctccgccctatgggactatgCCTCCTGTGGGGGGAGAGGCCCAGTACGGGGCGGAGGGGGACCCCCAAATGCCCCTGCTAACAGAGAACCCCCACGAGGCCACAGTGCAGCTGGTGCTGGCCACCCTCATCCAGGAGATGAAGAGCATCATGCAGAGGGACCTCAACCGCAAGATGGTGGAGAACATCGCCTTTGGAACCTTTGACGAGTGGTGGGAGCGCAAGGAGACCAAAGCCAAG CCGTTCCAGACCATGGTTCGGGGTGTGGCTGCAGTGAGGGACGAGGACAAGAAGGAGGAGAACAAGGCCAGCAGCAAGCCCCGGGAGCCCCTCATGTCTCTGGTGGACTGGGCCAAGAGTGGAGGAATGGAAGGCTTCTCACTGAGAGGGGCGCTACGACTTCCCTCATTCAAG GTGAAGAGGAAAGAACCTCTGGAGCTAGCAGAGGTAGGAGAGATGAAGAGACCCAAGACACCACCAGAGGATGACGACGAAGGTGAGCTTTTCATCAATGACCCCCTCCTTTGGGAATCCCTTTGGGGATTTGTCACCGACTGTCTTTGTGTTTCCTATGTTTGctcaccttctctctccttctcccccccagACTCGTACCATGACAAGGGTCTAGAGGGAAGAATGGCAGATGGGGAGGGCCACAGGGCTGAGAGGAACAGCAGGCggaggaagaagaagatgagAAGTCGGAAACCTTGGGACCTGGACAGCGAAGGAGAAGAGACTTCTGACGGTTCTTCTTCAGATAag GAGGACGAGGAGGGAAGTGACAAGGGGTCAGAAG ATGAGGCCTTGAGTGCGGACAGCGATGATGAGAGCCTCTCCTCATCCACAGAGAGTTCTTCCTCCTCaacatcatcatcctcctcttcctctgaagACGAGGAGGAAGGAGAGCAGGCCGGCAGTGGACTGGACACCATGGATGAGTCTACGATGGACAGCACAGCTCTGGATACAGAGAAGGGGGATGACCG AGAAAAGTCTGCAGCTGCTGTTCCAAAAGCACCGCTCAGCGCCGAGATCAAAGCTG AAATTGCTGCCAGCAAGAAGGATTCATCAACACTCAGCTCAAACGCTCGTCCTCCAGCCCCCCGCCCCTCCTCCCCAATTGTCATTGTGCCTCCTCTCAAGAAGCGAAGGAAGACCGTCTCGTTCTCTACCAGGGAGAGCGACTACAAACCCCACCTTCCAATGGTCCCCTTGTCCCCACCTCCCTCCACTGCCTCTCCTCTCTTGTCCCACATGAAATCTCACCTTCCAGACTCCATTTTCATCGCCTCCACACCTGGAACCACCCCCTCCAAGACTCTCTCACTCCTCCCCTTTGCCTCCAAACCAGGCGAAGGCaatgccctctctccctcccctgttctcactgttccctCGCCTGTACGCCCAGAAGACTCAAAAAAGAGCCCTGTCCCTCTGGTGTCCCCCCCAATCACCCCCACCAAGTCCCCCAACAAACGGGGGGCCTCCCCCAAATCTCCCGCTCCAGTGTGGGTGTGTCGCACCGTGCAGAACCTCCCCCTGGACCACGCCTCCATGGTCAAGATGGTCTTCGAGGAGGCCCCGCCCCCTGTCACAAAGGGCCGGGGCAGGGGACGCCCCAGAACTGTCAGCCTGTCgacccccacccctctcccctccttccacaccctcagagaggaggaggaagaggaaggactgCAGAGGCTGAGACTCAGTGAGCAGCTGGGAGCATCCAGCCTGCTACAGCTGGGTTCGGCCCCCACGGCTGATCTGTCTGTCCTGGCTGATGTGGCCCTGAAGCTGGACCCAGACGCTGGAGACTCAGAGGAGACGGAGACGTCAGACGAGGCAGAGGAGcaaaagatggaggaggagattCTCCTCTCTCCCAAAGCCCTCCCCCTGGTTATGGACCCACAGGGACTGTCTGCCCTGCAGGAACACAACTATTCCAAAGCCCCCTTCCACCTCATCCCTGCCCAAAAGAGGAGTGTCTCCAAACAGGAGCCTGGGGTGCTCCTCCCTGCAGACTTCAACCATCACGCCATCTCTGGGGTGCTGGAAGCTCCTGAGGAGGTCATAGGGGAACCCCTGCCCTCTAGGGAGAAACACCAGGGTGAGTGTCTGTCTGGCATGGGGCTGCTGTGTGAGGATGGAGACATGGCCAAGGCCTTTGTGCTGACACCTCTCACCCCATCAGCCAAGAGGAAGGGAATGGCGGCGAGGGAGAGCGAACTGGAGGAGATGGGGAAAGAGAAGaacaagaagaggaggaggaaagataAGGAAAATCTGGAGTTGCAGCAAACGAAAAAGCAGAAGGAACACCAGACCAAGAAACAGAAGAGGAAACTAGAG GAGGTGGACCTGGAGGAGGATGTGGACGTGGAGCAGCTGGAGCCGGGTGAGCTGTCTAACACAGAGGACGAGGAAGATGAAGAGTGGGATGATGTGAGGAAGAGCGAGCGCCTCTTCCTCCAGGAGGCCGGGTTGACTTCGTCGCAGCGTTGGCCCAAGCCCATCCCTGCCCCGGAGCCCGTCACGTTTGACCAGCGCAGCGAGTTTGAGCAGATGACCATCCTGTATGACATCTGGAACTCTGGTCTAGACATGGAGGACATGACGCTGCTGAAGACGACCTACGAGAAGCTGCTGCAGGACGACCACAGCACCGACTGGCTCAACGACACACACTGGGTCCACCACACTG TTACCAACATCCCCAACCCGCGGCGTAAGAAGAAGAGTGCAGACGGGCAGCTGCGGGAGCACGTGACAGGCTGTGCCAGGAGCGAGGGCTACTACGCCATCAGCAGGAAGGAGAAGGATGTCTACCTGGATCTGGAACTGCCTGAGCAGGCCCTACTGGAGGCTGCCGACTACGACGCCTCG GGCTCAAACCGGCTGCTGTCAGAGAGACGGTCGGAGCAGCGCCGCCTCCTCAGTGCCATAGGCATCCCTGCAGTCATGGACTCTGACCTGCTCAAACTCAATCAGCTCAAG TTCCGTAAGAAGAAGCTTCGATTTGGCCGCAGTAGGATCCATGAATGGGGCCTGTTCACCATGGAACCCATTGCTGCTGACGAGATGGTCATTGAGTATGTGGGCCAGAATATCAGACAG ATGGTGGCTGACAACAGAGAGAAGCGTTATGCCCAGCAGGGCATTGGGAGCAGCTACCTGTTCAGAGTGGACCACGACACCATCATTGATGCTACCAAGTTAGGCAACCTGGCACGCTTCATCAACCACTGCTGCACT CCTAACTGCTATGCAAAGGTGATCACCATAGAATCCCAGAAGAAGATCGTGATCTACTCCAAGCAGGCCATTGGCATGAATGAAGAGATTACCTACGACTACAAGTTCCCTCTAGAGGAAAATAAGATTCCCTGTCTGTGTGGAACAGAGAACTGCCGTGGGACGCTCAACTAG